One Streptomyces sp. SAI-135 DNA segment encodes these proteins:
- a CDS encoding P-loop NTPase, protein MPTRILPAVGDADAVRSLTTLLSQLPDAEPVAPVTDSTQLIDTLARLASESIDELPEVVIVHERIGPVPALELIREVALRFPAVGVILVTSDVSPGLFQAAMDYGARGLISLPLGYEELATRVHAVAQWSTGVRRHLGAATDVFTGVGGTVVTVSGAKGGVGATTTAVQLALAAQASGRTTALLDLDLQTGDIASYLDVQFRRSVVDLATITDISPRVLADAVFSHDTGLALLLAPGEGERGEEVTERAARQIVSALRSRYEVVVVDCGAQLSGAGAAVVEMADTALLVTTPDVVAVRGAKRAVRMWDRLQVRKAEETTVVVNRHSRGTEIQPALIQKITGTGVAATVIPANFKELQGAVDAGRVHELDPKGTVKQALWTLAGELGLVKGTESNSHRNGGRDRGALAFRRRKELGR, encoded by the coding sequence ATGCCCACGAGGATCCTCCCGGCAGTCGGCGACGCGGACGCGGTCCGCTCCCTCACCACGCTGCTCAGCCAGCTCCCGGACGCCGAGCCGGTGGCCCCGGTCACCGACTCCACCCAGCTCATCGACACCCTCGCGCGACTGGCGTCGGAGTCGATCGACGAGCTGCCCGAAGTCGTGATCGTCCATGAGCGCATCGGCCCCGTCCCGGCCCTGGAACTCATCCGCGAGGTCGCCCTGCGCTTCCCGGCCGTCGGCGTCATCCTCGTCACCTCCGACGTCAGCCCCGGCCTCTTCCAGGCCGCCATGGACTACGGCGCCCGCGGCCTGATCTCCCTCCCGCTCGGCTACGAGGAGCTCGCCACCCGGGTGCACGCGGTCGCCCAGTGGTCGACGGGCGTACGACGGCACCTGGGCGCCGCCACCGACGTGTTCACCGGCGTCGGCGGCACCGTCGTCACCGTCAGCGGGGCCAAGGGCGGGGTCGGCGCCACCACCACCGCCGTCCAGCTCGCCCTCGCCGCCCAGGCCTCCGGGCGCACCACCGCCCTGCTCGACCTGGACCTGCAGACCGGCGACATCGCCTCCTACCTGGACGTCCAGTTCCGCCGCTCGGTCGTCGACCTCGCCACCATCACCGACATCTCCCCGCGCGTCCTGGCCGACGCCGTCTTCTCCCACGACACCGGCCTCGCGCTGCTGCTCGCCCCCGGCGAGGGCGAACGCGGCGAGGAGGTCACCGAGCGCGCCGCCCGCCAGATCGTCAGCGCCCTGCGCTCCCGCTACGAGGTCGTCGTCGTGGACTGCGGGGCCCAGCTCAGCGGGGCCGGCGCGGCGGTCGTGGAAATGGCCGACACGGCGTTGCTCGTCACCACCCCGGACGTGGTCGCCGTCCGCGGCGCCAAGCGTGCCGTGCGCATGTGGGACCGGCTCCAGGTCCGCAAGGCCGAGGAGACCACCGTCGTCGTCAACCGCCACAGCCGCGGTACGGAGATCCAGCCCGCGCTCATCCAGAAGATCACCGGCACGGGCGTCGCGGCTACCGTGATCCCGGCGAACTTCAAGGAGCTCCAGGGCGCGGTGGACGCGGGCCGGGTCCACGAACTCGACCCCAAGGGCACGGTCAAGCAGGCCCTGTGGACCCTCGCCGGCGAACTCGGCCTGGTCAAGGGCACGGAGTCCAACTCCCACCGCAACGGCGGCCGGGACCGCGGCGCGTTGGCCTTCCGGCGACGCAAGGAGCTGGGGAGGTGA
- a CDS encoding TadE/TadG family type IV pilus assembly protein, translating to MPYSHRRLRDRGQVALEYLGFIPILILVAMAGVQIGLIAYTAQQAGTAARAGARAASLGLSAQDGCVNAISDWLSVDCTEGGGGDSVTVTATVQIPSIVFGWNFDPAVKTATMPLDH from the coding sequence ATGCCGTACTCCCACAGGCGCCTTCGCGACCGCGGCCAGGTGGCCCTCGAATACCTGGGCTTCATCCCCATCCTGATCCTCGTCGCCATGGCCGGCGTCCAGATCGGGCTCATCGCCTACACCGCCCAGCAGGCCGGCACCGCGGCCAGGGCCGGGGCGCGGGCCGCCTCGCTGGGCCTGAGCGCGCAGGACGGCTGTGTGAACGCGATCAGCGACTGGCTGTCCGTCGACTGCACCGAGGGCGGGGGCGGCGACTCGGTCACCGTCACCGCCACCGTGCAGATCCCGTCGATCGTCTTCGGCTGGAACTTCGACCCCGCCGTCAAGACCGCCACCATGCCGCTCGACCACTGA
- a CDS encoding glycoside hydrolase family 18 protein, whose protein sequence is MPILSRTRLWTTTAVAALALGFAGPAAAADVNNAKNAGFESGLSNWTCSANSGTTVSSPVHGGSAALKATPAGQDNAKCVQTVAVKPNSTYTLSAWVQGGYAYLGATGTGTTDVSTWTPDSASWKQLTTTFTAGSSTTSVTVYTHGWYGQAAYFADDVSVHGPDGGGGGDPAPTVPGAPGGLTVSGTSSSSVSLAWNAVSGATGYNVYRDGTKVTAVTGASATVTGLAASTTYSFQVTATNSAGESGRSGTVTAKTAASGGGGGTVPRHAVTGYWQNFNNGATVQKLSAVQSQYDIIAVAFADATTTPGAVTFNLDSAGLGGYTVDQFKADIRAKQAAGKKVIVSVGGQNGTVAVNDTASAANFANSVYALMQTYGFDGVDIDLENGLNATYMSQALRSLAAKAGSSLVLTMAPQTIDMQSTSNAYFQTALNVKDILTVVNMQYYNSGSMLGCDGKVYSQGSVDFLTALACIQLEGGLSPSQVGLGLPASTSGAGSGYVSPTVVNNALDCLTRGTGCGSFKPSRTYPDLRGAMTWSTNWDAAAGNAWSNTVGPHVHALP, encoded by the coding sequence ATGCCCATACTCAGCAGAACACGGCTCTGGACGACGACCGCCGTCGCGGCCCTCGCCCTGGGGTTCGCGGGGCCGGCCGCCGCCGCGGACGTCAACAACGCGAAGAACGCCGGCTTCGAGTCCGGCCTGAGCAACTGGACCTGCTCGGCCAACAGCGGCACGACCGTCTCCTCCCCCGTGCACGGCGGCTCGGCCGCACTGAAGGCGACGCCGGCCGGACAGGACAACGCCAAGTGCGTCCAGACGGTGGCCGTGAAGCCGAACTCGACGTACACGCTGAGCGCCTGGGTGCAGGGCGGGTACGCCTACCTCGGCGCGACCGGCACCGGCACGACGGACGTGTCGACCTGGACCCCGGACTCCGCCTCCTGGAAGCAGCTGACGACCACCTTCACCGCGGGCTCCTCGACGACCTCGGTGACGGTGTACACGCACGGCTGGTACGGACAGGCGGCCTACTTCGCCGACGACGTGTCCGTCCACGGCCCGGACGGGGGCGGTGGCGGCGACCCGGCACCGACGGTCCCCGGGGCGCCGGGCGGCCTGACGGTGTCCGGTACGTCCTCCTCCTCGGTCTCCCTGGCCTGGAACGCGGTGTCGGGGGCCACGGGCTACAACGTCTACCGGGACGGCACGAAGGTCACCGCGGTGACCGGGGCCTCGGCGACGGTGACCGGGCTCGCCGCCTCGACGACGTACTCCTTCCAGGTCACGGCGACGAACTCGGCTGGCGAGTCGGGCAGGTCCGGGACCGTGACGGCGAAGACGGCCGCCTCGGGCGGCGGCGGGGGCACGGTGCCGCGGCACGCCGTCACCGGGTACTGGCAGAACTTCAACAACGGGGCGACGGTCCAGAAGCTGTCGGCCGTGCAGTCGCAGTACGACATCATCGCGGTGGCGTTCGCGGACGCGACGACGACTCCCGGTGCCGTGACCTTCAACCTCGACTCGGCCGGGCTCGGCGGGTACACGGTGGACCAGTTCAAGGCGGACATCAGGGCGAAGCAGGCCGCGGGCAAGAAGGTCATCGTCTCCGTGGGCGGCCAGAACGGCACGGTCGCGGTCAACGACACGGCCTCGGCGGCGAACTTCGCGAACTCGGTGTACGCGCTGATGCAGACGTACGGCTTCGACGGTGTCGACATCGACCTGGAGAACGGGCTCAACGCGACCTACATGTCGCAGGCGCTGCGCTCGCTCGCCGCGAAGGCCGGCAGTTCGCTGGTGCTCACGATGGCACCGCAGACGATCGACATGCAGTCGACGTCCAACGCGTACTTCCAGACCGCGCTGAACGTGAAGGACATCCTCACCGTCGTCAACATGCAGTACTACAACAGCGGTTCGATGCTGGGGTGCGACGGCAAGGTCTACTCCCAGGGTTCGGTGGACTTCCTGACCGCCCTGGCCTGCATCCAGCTGGAGGGCGGACTGTCACCGTCCCAGGTCGGACTGGGCCTGCCGGCGTCGACCAGCGGGGCGGGCAGCGGTTACGTCTCCCCGACCGTGGTGAACAACGCGCTCGACTGCCTCACCAGGGGCACGGGCTGCGGTTCCTTCAAGCCCTCCAGGACCTACCCCGACCTCCGCGGCGCCATGACCTGGTCGACGAACTGGGACGCGGCGGCGGGCAACGCGTGGTCCAACACGGTGGGACCGCACGTGCACGCCCTGCCGTAG
- a CDS encoding TadE/TadG family type IV pilus assembly protein, producing the protein MGRAGRTGSRRSRGDDGQVTVEFLGMTPLILITLVLLWQFVLLGYTFTLAGNAADEAVRAATAAAPGEREAACEQAGLDKLPGAWSGTVDCATGGGYVTADVHLDVPVLFPGAIAFPFQVDGHAGAVEEDKD; encoded by the coding sequence GTGGGGCGGGCCGGGCGGACGGGGTCTCGGCGGTCCCGCGGGGACGACGGACAGGTCACCGTCGAGTTCCTCGGGATGACCCCGCTCATCCTGATCACGCTGGTGTTGCTGTGGCAGTTCGTGCTGTTGGGGTACACCTTCACGCTCGCGGGGAATGCTGCGGACGAGGCGGTACGGGCGGCGACGGCGGCGGCGCCGGGGGAGCGGGAGGCCGCGTGCGAACAGGCGGGACTGGACAAGCTGCCCGGCGCCTGGAGCGGCACGGTGGACTGCGCGACCGGCGGCGGCTATGTCACGGCCGACGTCCACCTCGACGTCCCCGTCCTGTTCCCGGGGGCGATCGCCTTCCCCTTCCAGGTCGACGGACACGCGGGCGCGGTGGAGGAGGACAAGGACTGA
- a CDS encoding CpaF family protein has product MSLRSRINTPEENGSRGEDGHLVSSYRAKLLEEIDLAEMSSLAAAERRARLERVLGHIISREGPVLSTVERSQLIRRVVDEALGLGILEPLLEDASITEIMVNGPDSIFVERGGRVEQLPLRFPSHDQLMQTIERIVSTVNRRVDETNPMVDARLPSGERVNVIIPPLSLTGAILTIRRFPRSYTLQELVGFGSLDENMLYLLAGLVQARFNIIVSGATGTGKTTLLNALSGLIPEGDRIITIEDSAELQLQQRHVVRLESRPPNVEGKGRVTIRDLVRNSLRMRPDRIVVGEVRGGESLDMLQAMSTGHDGSLATVHANSAEDALMRLKTLASMSEVEIPFEALHDQINSAVDVIIQLTRFADGARRITEIALLDSHGSEPYRLATVARFDAQPMAADGRIYGRFAYFPLPRRTVDRLYMASQPTPQAFGVAQSAAQLALREAR; this is encoded by the coding sequence ATGAGTCTGCGGTCCCGCATCAACACCCCCGAGGAGAACGGCAGCCGGGGCGAGGACGGCCACCTCGTCTCCTCCTACCGGGCCAAGCTCCTGGAGGAGATCGACCTTGCCGAGATGAGCTCGCTGGCGGCGGCCGAGCGCCGGGCCCGCCTGGAGCGGGTGCTCGGGCACATCATCAGCCGCGAGGGCCCGGTCCTGTCGACCGTCGAACGCTCGCAGCTCATCCGCCGGGTGGTCGACGAGGCGCTCGGTCTCGGCATCCTGGAACCGCTGCTCGAGGACGCCTCCATCACCGAGATCATGGTCAACGGCCCGGACTCGATCTTCGTCGAACGCGGCGGCCGCGTCGAGCAGTTGCCGCTGCGCTTCCCCTCCCACGACCAGCTGATGCAGACCATCGAACGCATCGTCTCCACGGTCAACCGGCGGGTCGACGAGACCAACCCGATGGTCGACGCGCGCCTGCCGTCCGGCGAGCGCGTCAACGTCATCATCCCGCCGCTCTCCCTGACCGGCGCGATCCTCACCATCCGCCGTTTCCCCCGCTCCTACACGCTCCAGGAACTGGTCGGCTTCGGCTCGCTGGACGAGAACATGCTGTACCTGCTGGCGGGCCTGGTGCAGGCACGCTTCAACATCATCGTGTCGGGCGCGACGGGCACCGGAAAGACGACCCTGCTCAACGCCCTGTCCGGACTGATCCCGGAGGGCGACCGGATCATCACCATCGAGGACTCCGCCGAACTCCAGCTCCAGCAGCGGCACGTGGTCCGCCTGGAGTCCCGCCCGCCGAACGTGGAGGGCAAGGGCCGGGTCACCATCCGCGACCTGGTCCGCAACTCACTGCGCATGCGCCCCGACCGGATCGTGGTCGGCGAGGTCCGCGGCGGCGAGTCCCTCGACATGCTCCAGGCCATGTCGACGGGCCACGACGGCTCCCTCGCCACGGTCCACGCCAACAGCGCCGAGGACGCGCTGATGCGGTTGAAGACCCTCGCCTCCATGTCGGAGGTGGAGATCCCCTTCGAGGCCCTGCACGACCAGATCAACAGCGCGGTCGACGTGATCATCCAGCTCACCAGGTTCGCCGACGGCGCCCGCCGGATCACCGAGATCGCCCTGCTCGACAGCCACGGCAGCGAGCCGTACCGCCTGGCGACGGTGGCCCGCTTCGACGCCCAGCCCATGGCGGCGGACGGCCGGATCTACGGCCGGTTCGCGTACTTCCCGCTCCCGCGCCGCACCGTCGACCGCCTCTACATGGCGAGCCAGCCCACCCCCCAGGCCTTCGGGGTGGCCCAGTCCGCGGCCCAGTTGGCCCTCCGAGAAGCCAGGTAG
- a CDS encoding DUF5936 domain-containing protein, whose protein sequence is MGIGLALLMALSVWGVFAGIRMYRAEAKLPSDLVLALEVGSTRTGAVDSLIDRMGMRYAPAVLRLMGPKQVAKYRRKIDLAGNPGGLTINRYAARRAVYGFLGALGFLVFLLRGQILVALLLLAFGAFWTEVGIWSAIRVRKDVIERTLPDFLDVLAVVVSAGLGFRQALDRVASKYEGPWADELRITLRQMDLGMSRRQAFAELRRRNDSEQVAMFVTALQQGEELGAPIVDTLVSLAKDMRRTDAQNARRKAARAVPKATMMITTFMVPATMLLLAAGLLLGSGTDFGTITGK, encoded by the coding sequence ATCGGTATCGGACTGGCCCTGCTGATGGCCCTGAGCGTGTGGGGCGTCTTCGCCGGCATCCGCATGTACCGGGCCGAGGCGAAACTGCCGAGCGACCTGGTGCTGGCGCTGGAGGTCGGATCGACCCGCACCGGCGCCGTCGACTCCCTGATCGACCGCATGGGCATGCGCTACGCCCCCGCCGTCCTGCGCCTGATGGGCCCCAAGCAGGTCGCCAAGTACCGCCGCAAGATCGACCTGGCGGGCAACCCGGGCGGCCTGACCATCAACCGCTACGCGGCCCGCCGGGCGGTCTACGGCTTCCTGGGCGCCCTGGGATTCCTGGTCTTCCTCCTCCGCGGCCAGATCCTGGTGGCCCTGCTCCTGCTGGCCTTCGGGGCGTTCTGGACGGAGGTCGGCATCTGGTCGGCGATCCGGGTCAGGAAGGACGTCATCGAGCGCACCCTCCCTGACTTCCTGGACGTGCTGGCGGTCGTGGTGAGCGCCGGCCTGGGCTTCCGCCAGGCCCTGGACCGGGTGGCCTCCAAGTACGAGGGCCCCTGGGCCGACGAACTGCGCATCACCCTGCGCCAGATGGACCTGGGCATGAGCCGCCGCCAGGCCTTCGCGGAACTGCGCCGCCGCAACGACTCCGAACAGGTGGCGATGTTCGTGACGGCGCTCCAGCAGGGCGAGGAACTGGGCGCCCCCATCGTGGACACCCTGGTCTCCCTGGCCAAGGACATGCGCCGCACGGACGCCCAGAACGCCCGCCGCAAGGCCGCCCGCGCGGTCCCCAAGGCCACCATGATGATCACCACGTTCATGGTCCCGGCCACCATGCTGCTCCTGGCCGCGGGCCTGCTCCTCGGCTCCGGCACCGACTTCGGCACGATCACGGGGAAGTAG
- a CDS encoding response regulator transcription factor has protein sequence MPDDPEHPTPPIALFPTAPATPVRIVVADDNPVVRAGLTALLSGRPDITVVAEAADGREAYEAARRHRPDVVLLDVRMPGVDGISALPYLVPIAPVLMLTYSGEPETVQETLRRGADGYLVHGEFTADQLAAAVRDTARGRTHLTPTAASALLAQLRDANAHVNPHLPASVQQIPLKGLSQLQPSVGQSSLDRSRFQLSAREAEIMDLIASGMTNQQIAAACFISEKTVKNHINRIFAKLHSTSRSEAAAKWLGTAPSPGRGVG, from the coding sequence ATGCCGGACGACCCCGAGCACCCCACCCCACCGATCGCCCTGTTCCCGACGGCCCCGGCCACCCCCGTCCGGATCGTCGTCGCCGACGACAACCCGGTGGTCCGAGCGGGCCTCACCGCGCTTCTCTCGGGCCGCCCGGACATCACGGTCGTGGCGGAGGCGGCGGACGGCCGCGAGGCGTACGAGGCCGCGCGCCGGCACCGCCCGGACGTGGTTCTGCTGGACGTCCGGATGCCGGGCGTGGACGGCATCTCCGCGCTCCCGTACCTCGTCCCGATCGCCCCGGTGCTGATGCTGACGTACAGCGGAGAGCCGGAGACGGTCCAGGAGACGCTGCGCCGGGGAGCCGACGGCTACCTCGTCCACGGCGAGTTCACGGCGGACCAGCTCGCCGCGGCCGTACGGGACACCGCGCGGGGCCGCACCCACCTCACACCCACGGCGGCGAGCGCCCTCCTTGCCCAACTACGCGATGCGAATGCACACGTAAATCCCCATCTCCCCGCCTCCGTGCAGCAAATCCCCCTCAAAGGACTTTCGCAACTGCAACCATCTGTGGGACAGTCGTCCTTGGACAGGTCGCGTTTCCAACTCAGCGCGAGGGAGGCGGAGATCATGGACCTCATCGCATCCGGCATGACCAACCAGCAGATCGCCGCCGCCTGCTTCATCAGCGAGAAGACGGTCAAGAACCACATCAACCGCATCTTCGCCAAGCTCCACAGCACGAGCCGCTCCGAGGCCGCCGCGAAGTGGCTGGGCACGGCCCCGAGCCCGGGCCGAGGGGTGGGGTGA
- a CDS encoding pilus assembly protein TadG-related protein, producing the protein MTRLYPHSDAGQAFPIYITVVGGLLLLAFAFLAVGQAAANRSSAQTAADAAALAAALDTRDELTDEWVENILDPTTWRDIFNGDGVLFEGCARATQLAAQNDATVQCGAHPEWEDPGYEVEATTNQSVGDSIVPGTESAHSTERARAVIEPRCEFELPGAGAGPTVLPKLTCDDGVDWSLDPEDLTDLPKPEDLFDVHLAD; encoded by the coding sequence CTGACGCGCCTCTACCCGCACAGCGACGCAGGGCAGGCATTCCCCATCTACATCACGGTGGTGGGGGGCCTGCTCCTTCTCGCGTTCGCCTTCCTCGCGGTCGGCCAGGCCGCGGCCAACCGGAGCAGTGCCCAGACGGCGGCCGACGCGGCAGCCCTGGCAGCAGCCCTGGACACCCGGGACGAGCTCACCGACGAATGGGTGGAGAACATACTCGACCCCACCACGTGGCGCGACATCTTCAACGGTGACGGCGTTCTCTTCGAGGGCTGCGCCCGGGCGACCCAGCTGGCCGCGCAGAACGACGCGACCGTGCAGTGCGGTGCACACCCGGAGTGGGAAGATCCGGGCTACGAAGTCGAGGCCACCACCAATCAGAGCGTCGGTGACTCCATCGTCCCCGGCACCGAAAGCGCGCATTCGACCGAGCGCGCCCGCGCCGTGATCGAGCCGCGCTGCGAGTTCGAGCTGCCCGGTGCGGGGGCCGGCCCGACCGTGCTGCCGAAGCTCACATGCGACGACGGCGTCGACTGGTCCCTGGACCCGGAAGACCTCACGGATCTCCCGAAACCCGAGGACCTCTTCGACGTCCACCTGGCGGACTGA
- a CDS encoding DUF192 domain-containing protein, protein MGRWLDGRGELVVHGERGGVTVPLEIASSYRARTRGLLGRDSVDGALLLSPAGSVHTFRMRFPIDVAYLDRHLRVIAVRTMRPGRLGLPRLRSRHVLEAGAGVMEGWGVGVGVRVEIVVE, encoded by the coding sequence ATGGGGCGCTGGCTGGACGGGCGGGGCGAGTTGGTCGTGCACGGTGAGCGGGGCGGGGTCACCGTGCCCCTGGAGATAGCGAGCTCCTACCGGGCCCGGACGAGGGGACTGCTGGGACGGGACTCCGTGGACGGGGCCCTGCTCCTCTCCCCCGCGGGCAGTGTGCACACCTTCCGCATGCGCTTCCCCATCGACGTCGCCTACCTCGACCGCCACCTCCGCGTCATCGCGGTCCGCACGATGCGCCCGGGCCGCCTGGGCCTGCCCCGCCTGCGTTCCCGGCATGTGCTGGAGGCGGGGGCGGGGGTGATGGAGGGGTGGGGGGTGGGGGTGGGGGTTCGGGTGGAGATCGTGGTGGAGTGA
- a CDS encoding type II secretion system F family protein — MDLQTLVGLTIGATLLTCVLAVVGVHVYARGRAQRAALVDRLTAAGQVPYTGRRRHFRDLDRRLRRTRLGRELELRLAATGLDVTPGEFFAAMIGLVGGLWLIGQATLAPFFGPLAGLAGVWAAVQFLNWQRQKRIEKFINQLPELARILANATHAGLALRTAIGMAAEELEAPAGEELANVANQLAVGVAMEDALDEMAKRLPSRELVVLVTTLVLSNRAGGQVVSALRNLTETLEERKETRREVRTQLSQVSMTSYAVPVLGIGSLFLMNGVKDGALERMTGSPLGQGAVIIAFALYAVGFVLIRRMSRIDV, encoded by the coding sequence ATGGACCTCCAGACCCTAGTCGGCCTCACCATCGGCGCCACCCTGCTGACGTGCGTCCTCGCCGTCGTGGGCGTCCACGTCTACGCCAGGGGACGGGCACAGCGGGCGGCCCTGGTCGACCGGCTGACGGCCGCGGGCCAGGTGCCGTACACCGGCCGCCGCCGGCACTTCCGCGACCTGGACCGCCGGCTGCGCCGTACCCGGCTCGGCCGGGAGCTGGAACTGCGGCTGGCGGCGACCGGTCTCGACGTGACCCCGGGCGAGTTCTTCGCCGCGATGATCGGACTCGTCGGCGGCCTGTGGCTGATCGGCCAGGCCACCCTGGCCCCCTTCTTCGGGCCGCTGGCCGGCCTCGCGGGGGTCTGGGCGGCGGTGCAGTTCCTCAACTGGCAGCGCCAGAAGCGCATCGAGAAGTTCATCAACCAACTCCCCGAACTGGCCCGCATCCTGGCCAACGCCACCCACGCCGGACTCGCCCTGCGCACCGCGATCGGCATGGCGGCGGAGGAGCTGGAGGCCCCGGCCGGTGAGGAACTGGCCAACGTGGCGAACCAGTTGGCGGTCGGCGTGGCCATGGAGGACGCACTCGACGAGATGGCGAAGCGGCTGCCGTCCCGGGAGCTGGTGGTCCTGGTCACGACCCTGGTGCTGTCGAACCGGGCGGGCGGCCAGGTGGTCAGCGCCCTGCGCAACCTCACCGAGACGCTGGAGGAACGCAAGGAGACCCGGCGCGAGGTCCGCACCCAGCTCTCCCAGGTGAGCATGACGTCGTACGCGGTCCCGGTCCTCGGCATCGGCTCGCTGTTCCTGATGAACGGCGTCAAGGACGGCGCGCTGGAGCGGATGACGGGCTCACCGCTCGGCCAGGGCGCGGTGATCATCGCCTTCGCCCTCTACGCGGTGGGCTTCGTACTGATCCGCCGCATGTCACGGATTGACGTCTGA
- a CDS encoding histidine kinase translates to MCRQVFGFRLAMIALAAPAALLNANPGLGTRLVGAAVVVTFMVSYALFRDWERFGPLLLRHPALLAADTLFASLLLISAGPDTTLAYVSVCTPLLAGIAYSWRGAAVFASLQSLILLLAQTALPHPNTTPADFLLLPGFCVITGAVGSTLRGLLLRFGTATQALTAMKARLAVTEAIGEERARLAREMHDSVAKTLHGVALAAEGLAASAAAPAPDPALLRQQADLVARAARRAATESRELLTDLRGDPSPVTDVLEELASRTRNFNTRTTLPTTYRPPDPPHPALPVPPPVARQLLTITEEAMENAHRHAGATRVDVTADITPDHRLLSISVQDDGRGLPPDTTLDELRRSGHFGLVGMVERAESVGARLHIGEGPDAKGTEVLLQLPLSPPQPHR, encoded by the coding sequence ATGTGCCGCCAGGTGTTCGGCTTCCGCCTGGCGATGATCGCCCTGGCCGCCCCCGCCGCCCTCCTCAACGCCAACCCGGGCCTGGGGACCCGCCTGGTCGGCGCCGCGGTGGTCGTCACCTTCATGGTCTCGTACGCCCTCTTCAGGGACTGGGAACGCTTCGGCCCCCTCCTGCTGCGCCACCCCGCCCTGCTGGCCGCGGACACCCTCTTCGCCAGCCTCCTCCTGATCTCCGCGGGCCCCGACACCACACTCGCCTACGTCAGCGTCTGCACCCCCCTCCTCGCCGGCATCGCCTACAGCTGGCGCGGCGCCGCGGTCTTCGCGTCCCTTCAGTCCCTGATCCTCCTGCTGGCCCAGACGGCCCTCCCGCACCCGAACACGACCCCCGCCGACTTCCTTCTGCTCCCCGGTTTCTGCGTGATCACGGGCGCGGTCGGCTCCACCCTGCGCGGCCTCCTGCTCCGCTTCGGCACCGCGACCCAGGCCCTCACCGCGATGAAGGCCCGGCTGGCCGTGACGGAGGCGATCGGCGAGGAACGGGCGCGCCTGGCACGGGAGATGCACGACTCGGTGGCGAAGACCCTGCACGGCGTGGCGCTGGCGGCGGAGGGCCTGGCGGCTTCCGCGGCAGCCCCCGCCCCGGACCCGGCGCTGCTCCGACAGCAGGCCGACCTCGTGGCCCGGGCGGCCCGCAGGGCGGCGACGGAGTCCCGTGAACTCCTCACGGACCTGCGCGGGGACCCGTCCCCGGTGACGGACGTACTCGAGGAACTGGCGTCCCGCACAAGGAACTTCAACACCCGCACCACGCTCCCCACGACCTACCGGCCGCCCGACCCCCCGCACCCCGCCCTTCCCGTCCCGCCTCCCGTGGCGCGGCAACTCCTCACCATCACCGAGGAGGCGATGGAGAACGCCCACCGGCACGCCGGGGCCACGCGTGTCGACGTCACGGCGGACATCACCCCCGACCACCGACTGCTCAGCATCAGCGTCCAGGACGACGGCCGCGGACTCCCGCCGGACACCACCCTCGACGAACTGCGCCGCTCCGGCCACTTCGGCCTGGTCGGCATGGTGGAACGCGCCGAGTCGGTGGGCGCCCGACTCCACATCGGCGAGGGCCCGGACGCCAAGGGCACGGAGGTACTCCTCCAACTCCCCCTGTCACCCCCGCAACCGCACCGATGA
- the cpaB gene encoding Flp pilus assembly protein CpaB — MNSRQRRGVILLLLSVLGALAAFAGVLSVIDDVKSKVGPEVTAYEVKKDIEPYTRLTAAQFEKTEMPERWLSANAVTDLDAIRDKIAVTTLKKGSLLQSDMIVDQPALQPGQQEIAIMIDAATGVAGKITAGSAVNVYATFEGQKEGDPDQSKIIVTNARVLDVGDLTPLQPDADDRTRAATEARPITFALSALDAQRITYAESFAKRVRLALVAPGETGTVPEQERTYELAKDK; from the coding sequence ATGAACTCCCGTCAGCGCCGCGGCGTGATACTCCTGCTCCTGTCGGTCCTGGGCGCCCTCGCGGCCTTCGCCGGCGTGCTCTCCGTCATCGACGACGTGAAGTCCAAGGTCGGCCCCGAGGTCACGGCGTACGAGGTCAAGAAGGACATCGAGCCCTACACCCGGCTCACCGCGGCGCAGTTCGAGAAGACCGAGATGCCCGAGCGCTGGCTCTCCGCGAACGCGGTCACCGACCTCGACGCCATCCGCGACAAGATCGCCGTGACGACCCTGAAGAAGGGCTCGCTGCTCCAGAGCGACATGATCGTCGATCAGCCCGCGCTCCAGCCCGGACAGCAGGAGATCGCCATCATGATCGACGCGGCGACCGGTGTCGCCGGCAAGATCACGGCGGGCTCCGCGGTCAACGTCTACGCGACCTTCGAGGGGCAGAAGGAGGGTGACCCCGACCAGTCCAAGATCATCGTGACGAACGCGCGCGTCCTGGACGTCGGCGACCTCACCCCGCTCCAGCCCGACGCCGACGACCGCACCCGCGCCGCCACCGAGGCCCGCCCCATCACCTTCGCGCTCTCCGCCCTCGACGCCCAGCGCATCACCTACGCCGAGTCGTTCGCCAAGCGAGTCCGGCTCGCGCTGGTCGCCCCGGGCGAGACCGGGACCGTGCCCGAGCAGGAGCGCACGTACGAACTCGCGAAGGACAAGTGA